In Acetivibrio cellulolyticus CD2, the sequence CAAAAGAGGTTAAAGATAAACCGTGTGTTGCAAAAGAAGGACTTCAATTTTGCAACAGACTTTATAGTATTGAGCATGAGCTTGAAGATGCGAGCCCAGACGAAAGATATGAAGGCAGACTCAAAAAAAGCAAGCCTATATTGGATGAGTTTTACAAATGGCTCAAGCAGCAAAGACCTCGAATTACACCTAAGAGTGCCACTGGTAAAGCTGTTAATTATTGTTTGAACCAATGGGATAAGCTTAATAATTACTTACTTGATGGTAGACTTTATTGCGATAATAACATTTCGGAACGGAGTATAAAAGGATTTGTTATATCACGTAAAAACTTCCTGTTTTGCAATACTCCAAGCGGAGCTACCTCAAGTGCAATGATTTACAGTATTATTGAAACTTCCAGAGCAAATAATCTTAAGCCTTTTGAATATCTGACTTATTTGCTGGAAACGCTTCCAAATGTAGATGTCAAAGATCAGAGTGTGCTGGATTCCTTAATGCCTTGGTCGGATGATTTGCCTGAATCCTGCAGACTTAATAATAAGATTTTACAACAGAAGGAGTAGTAATTGTAGACGGGTTGTATTTTACGCTTACATTGAAACTGAACATGTGTCGTAAAGCTTCGTCAGGAGGCGGCCGATGAAAGTCGGAAGTTTGAAGGTCGGGCAATCCTTATGCCAGGGTAGTATTGCTCGTTGCAGCCTGAAATGACTGCAAACTTAATTGTGTAACTGTAACTCAAACAATATAAAGAACCTTCCGGAGCACAGCAGGACCTAGGTTGCATAGGCGAGCAGTGCAGCGCAGCGGAACGACCAGCCTAAACCTCTCAATGATAAGGATAGACGAAATGGAACAAGGGATGCAACAATAACTGGAGCATGGCAGTTGCAAAGAAGGTAATTGTTGTACACAGGTATCGTAGTAGTCTGAGAACGGGAAAGCCGTTTACATGGCGAAGGGTACCAGACAAGCTGATTACAGATTTAAAACGATGTGAAGCCGTACTCCCTGAAATATGGGTTGTGAGCCATAGAAAAGACTATGTACATTAAGCACAGCTTCACGAGCGAACAGGAATTAAAAGATACACTTGATTTCATTTATGAGAAAAGCAAAACAGGAAAAGGTTTCAATGGAATACTAGAAGCTGCATTTAACGAAGTAACAATAATTACAGCAATACACAATATAAAAAACAACAAAGGAGCAAACACTCCAGGTATAGATGGCAGCAGGATGGATAAGTACCTGCAAATGGACAAGAACAAGCTGATAGGATTGATACAAAAATCAATAAAGGACTACAAACCGAAGCCTGTCAGAAGAACGTACATAAAGAAGGCAAATGGAAAACTAAGACCTTTAGGAATTACAACGGTAATAGACAAGATAATTCAAGAGTGTATAAGAATAATAATCGAGCCAATATGCGAAGCAAAATTCTATCCTCAAAATTTTGGATTCAGACCATACAGATCAACAAATCATGCAATGACGTTTGCAAAAACACTCATAAATCTCAATACACCTCAAAAGCCGATAATAGCTATAGAAGGAGACATAGAAGGTTACTTTGACAACATAAATCACAGGATACTTCTAAGAAAGCTATACAGGATAGGTGTAAAGGATAAAAGAATCATCGTAATAATTAAGAAAATGCTAATTGCCGGTTATGTATATGATAAAGAGAAGTTCCAAACAGAAAAAGGAACGGTCCAAGGTGGAGGCATATCCCCATTGCTTGCAAATGTATATCTGAATGATTTTGATTGGACAATTGGACGGATGTATCATCATCCAAAATCAAAACATAAGAATGAGTGCTATGCCAGAACAAGCCTTAAAAGAAAAGGTGTAGTTCCAAAGTATTTGATACGTTATTGTGATGATTGGTTAATAATGACCACGATGATAAATGAAGCGACCCGAATTTTGAAATACCTACAAAAGTACTACAAATATCGGTTAAAATTAAACCTTTCCAAAGAAAAGACATTGATAACAAGCCTTGAAGAAAACAGAGTTAAATTTCTCGGATATGAACTGCTGGCAGCCCCACCAAGGGCAAGACCGGATAATAAAGGCTATAAGGGACTGGTTGGGAAATTTTATCCCAACAAAAAGAAAGTTATAGCAAAGGTTGATAACATCTGCAAAGAAATTCTGAAATTGAAATCAATGAGGGATGATAAGATGATGGCAGCGCAAATAGAGAGAATAAACTCAATTATTACAGGAGCAGCGGAATATTATAAAGTAGCTATATGCAGTAATACATACAAATTTATGGATCATAGAATAATGCAGACAGCATATAGAACCTTCCGGAAGATATACGGAAAGAAATGCAAAGAACACCTTGTTGAACTCGCAGAACTAAACAATAGACCACATAGACATGAAAAAAGGAAAGATAAAACATTTGCAGTAAGGTATGATGAAAAATGGATAGGAATAACCAAAGCATACATAACGCATAGTCAATGGGATAAATACAATTACAACCAGAAAATGACACCGTATTGTGAAGAAGGAAGAAAACTTTATATAATAGAGAAGAATGGAACAAAGCAGTCACCACTCGCCCGCCCTCCAATTTATGAGGATGTAGAACTGTTCAAATGCGATGAAAAGAGTTTAAATAATTTTGAGTATTACATGAACAGAGAATACGCCTACAACAGAGATAGGGGGAGATGCAAAATTTGCGGAGAAACTCTGAGAAGCAACTATAGGCACTGTCAAAGAATTGACGGAACATTACCCCTTGATAAAATAAACAAGGTTCCAAATTTAGCGTGGTTTTGTTATAATTGTCTGAATTTTATTTGTTTTATTTTATATTGATTGGAGGGGTGTTATGAAAAAGAAGTTTTTATTGTTTTTAGTTACTTTTTTATGTATTGGTTTGATACTCTGGCTCAATAAATATCAGGTATTTAAAGTTTATGCTAATTTATTCCCTGTTGAACAAAATGTAAGAGAGGTAAATTTTATTATTGATAAGTATTACTACATAAATAAAGATGATGTTAATAATGGATATGAGGTTTTTGATAAATATATGGAAAGCAAAGGCTGGAAACAGCTAGAAGGAGAACGTGCAGGAGCATTGTTTATATATGAAAAGGATGGAGTTAGAAAAATTGTTGCTAACGTTTCATCTAATGCTTATTTTTTGTTGTTTGATATAAATGAATCATAATAAAAAACTAAGGTGTGTTTAAGGGAGACACGTCCTTGTGTCTCTCTGAACAAGGGGTCGGTGTACTTCGACTAACAAGTCCATTTGCGTAAAGGGCAAAGCATGGAGAATGTTCATTGGAGTAGGAGCATGCGGTCATCCTGCCCTCATCAAATAATCGGGTGCAAGCACCGCCTACGTAGAAGGGCTCTGTAAGTCCGATCCTTCGACGACGCAAATGGCGAGACGTTAGTGCGCCAAGCAAAACTTGGCATCAGCTTGCAGGGTGGAAGTCCCTGTTGGGAAGACCTAGCCAGTTACCCATATCGAGTGTTGCATCGAAACTGGTAACAGTTAGATGAAGCGTACACAGAGAACCATATAGGCCAAAAGGAAGACCGCACTCCCTGAAGAATATTCAGCTCCGTAAACGCCAAAAATGCAGATGGCGACATGTTTAACGTCATGGAAGCCAACACAGAGGAATCATAAATGGCGAGATTCCCGAGGGTCTGCCGGAGTCAGAGCACGTGGCATGTATGGAGAGAGATGTCAGGAACTTGGGAGGTCCTAAGGCTCCTGTCGAGAAAGACAGGTAGGCATATCCAATCGAAAAAGAGGAATGCTAATGCTGAAAGGAATTCGGATTAACTCATAGTACTCTGAGAGTGGGAGAGCCACTTACATGGGGAAGGGGTTAACAATTACACGCAGCCGGCAAAGGAAACATTGTCCGGACAGGAGGATCGGGTAAACAATGCAAACCTCACTGCTGGGAATAGCGCAGAAAGCAAAACAGAATAAGAAATACAAATTTGGGAACTTGTATGAGCTCATAGATAAATATGCATTATTGCAAGCATGGAGACAGATAAACAAAGGTGCAGCATCTGGAGTTGATAGGGAAAGGGCAAAAGAGTTCAAGAAGAACATAGAAACTAATCTTGAGGAAATGCTAGAAGAGCTGAAAACTAAGAAATATAAAGCAAGGTTAGTTAAAAGAGTTTTCATACCAAAAGGAAAAGATGGAAAAAGGCCATTGGGATTACCTGTTTTACGTGATAAAATAATACAAAGAGCAGCAGCGAATATATATCTACACTATGTACTAGACCTGTGGTTTGAGAAAGGTATAAAGCCAAAGTGTGAAGCGGAGGCATATTATTGAAGGTCAGCGGATGATTTTATCTTTGGATTCAGATATAAAGACGATGCTTATATAGCATATTAAGGGGGTTAATAAGGGAAAATGAAAATACACACACTTAAAATTACCGACTACGACAAGGTTTACGAATTGTGGCAAACAGAACGGATGGGGCTGAATAATGTTGACGACAGTCGCGATGGAATGGAACGATTCTTGCGTCGAAATCCAAATACATCTTTTGTTGTGGAGATTGATGGGAAAATTGTCGGATCAATTCTTTGCGGTAATGACGGGCGAAGCGGCTATATTTACCACGCCTGCGTTTCCCGTGAATATCAAAATAAAAAAATCGGCACGAGGCTTGTTGAAAAGGTATTTGAAGCTCTGAAAGCTGAAGGAATATCCGATATCACACTTGCTGTATACATCAACAATGATGATGGTAACCGTTTCTGGGAACGAATGGGGTTTAGGGATCGTGACTTCCTGCGATATAAAAACAAAGCTCTTGTTGAATTAGAATGGTATGACTAATTCTAATTTGAATTTATATATTGCTAAAAGTATAAAAAGTATAAAAAGTATCACATTCCTTTGGCGAAACTTTACACTAACATAGACCTCAAAGGAGGCACATTATGAAAAGGTCAATGATGCAAATTTATGTAATAGGGAGTGGGGAAGCTGTAAAGTTGTATTTAAAAGCTTTTAATGGCAGCTTGGGATTTAATGTAAAAGGTTCTGATGACTCATTTTACCATGCAGAAATTGATATTTTTGGTCATATCTTAGCAGTAGCTGAGGCCAATGATGGAATGAATAAAAGGATTACAGGCAACACAATGCAGTTTTGCTTTCATTATGGTGAAGGAAATGAGGATATGGTTAAAAAGGCTTATGAGATACTTAAAGATGGTAGCGAAATCCTTTTTCCTTTAGGTCCATGCGATTTTAGCCCATTGATGACAGACTTCATTGATAAGTTTGGTGTTAGATGGTGTCTTTTTGTATAATTGATTTTAAGAATTATGAGCCTAATGTATAATTTAGTGGTTACGCTGTTTTTTATACTGTTAATGGTTTGATTTATAGTATATTAATGCTAAAATATATGTAGTTAATGGTTATTTACAAAAGGTTGCTTACTTTTCCAAATCATAAATAATGCGTAGAAGTTTATTACATGTAGATCATCTATAATATCTTTGTGGGTCATAAGGATTTTTATAGAATTCTTTACAACCTGTAAACTGGACTGCTGAGTAGCTTATAAGTGAGGGTAACTAAATTTGTATTTTAAGGGGTGTTGTATGGAAAACAATATTGAAAACCAGTTCTGTGATGCCGAAACTCAAGACTCTACAACCGGATGTAAGATTTGCTCAAGTCCTAATATTGAAGAAGGATATAATGTTGACCTGTGTGAAAGTTGCAGAAATATGCTTTCAAAACGGCCATTTCCTGTTTGGGTAAAATTATTCTCTGTTATTGTATTAGGCCTGCTTGTATT encodes:
- a CDS encoding GNAT family N-acetyltransferase, translating into MKIHTLKITDYDKVYELWQTERMGLNNVDDSRDGMERFLRRNPNTSFVVEIDGKIVGSILCGNDGRSGYIYHACVSREYQNKKIGTRLVEKVFEALKAEGISDITLAVYINNDDGNRFWERMGFRDRDFLRYKNKALVELEWYD
- a CDS encoding VOC family protein, producing the protein MKRSMMQIYVIGSGEAVKLYLKAFNGSLGFNVKGSDDSFYHAEIDIFGHILAVAEANDGMNKRITGNTMQFCFHYGEGNEDMVKKAYEILKDGSEILFPLGPCDFSPLMTDFIDKFGVRWCLFV
- a CDS encoding reverse transcriptase domain-containing protein; protein product: MYIKHSFTSEQELKDTLDFIYEKSKTGKGFNGILEAAFNEVTIITAIHNIKNNKGANTPGIDGSRMDKYLQMDKNKLIGLIQKSIKDYKPKPVRRTYIKKANGKLRPLGITTVIDKIIQECIRIIIEPICEAKFYPQNFGFRPYRSTNHAMTFAKTLINLNTPQKPIIAIEGDIEGYFDNINHRILLRKLYRIGVKDKRIIVIIKKMLIAGYVYDKEKFQTEKGTVQGGGISPLLANVYLNDFDWTIGRMYHHPKSKHKNECYARTSLKRKGVVPKYLIRYCDDWLIMTTMINEATRILKYLQKYYKYRLKLNLSKEKTLITSLEENRVKFLGYELLAAPPRARPDNKGYKGLVGKFYPNKKKVIAKVDNICKEILKLKSMRDDKMMAAQIERINSIITGAAEYYKVAICSNTYKFMDHRIMQTAYRTFRKIYGKKCKEHLVELAELNNRPHRHEKRKDKTFAVRYDEKWIGITKAYITHSQWDKYNYNQKMTPYCEEGRKLYIIEKNGTKQSPLARPPIYEDVELFKCDEKSLNNFEYYMNREYAYNRDRGRCKICGETLRSNYRHCQRIDGTLPLDKINKVPNLAWFCYNCLNFICFILY
- a CDS encoding reverse transcriptase family protein gives rise to the protein MQTSLLGIAQKAKQNKKYKFGNLYELIDKYALLQAWRQINKGAASGVDRERAKEFKKNIETNLEEMLEELKTKKYKARLVKRVFIPKGKDGKRPLGLPVLRDKIIQRAAANIYLHYVLDLWFEKGIKPKCEAEAYY
- a CDS encoding IS66 family transposase, which translates into the protein KEVKDKPCVAKEGLQFCNRLYSIEHELEDASPDERYEGRLKKSKPILDEFYKWLKQQRPRITPKSATGKAVNYCLNQWDKLNNYLLDGRLYCDNNISERSIKGFVISRKNFLFCNTPSGATSSAMIYSIIETSRANNLKPFEYLTYLLETLPNVDVKDQSVLDSLMPWSDDLPESCRLNNKILQQKE